CAGACCACAGGTAACAATATCGCCAACGTGAACACCCCCGGGTATTCGCGTCAGGCCGTACGTTTTGAAGCCAAAACCCCCATCGACTGGAAACCCGGCCAGATGGGAACCGGCGTCAAGGCGGCGGAGGTTTTCCGGTACTTCAATACCTTTATTGAACAGGAATACCACGATCACTTTGCCACCGAGCAGCGGTGGAAAGCGCAGCATCAGATGCTGCAGAGCGTCGAGAGTCTTTTCAACGAATCCAATTCAAAAGGCATAAACGCCGCGCTTTCGCAGTTTTTCACCGACTGGCAGCAGCTGGCGCAGCGTCCCGACGACAAGGCCACGCGCGAAGCTTTGCTGGCACACACCCAGAGCCTGACAAGTCTCATCAACAGTACAGCGGATTCCATGAATCAGCTGGAACACCAGATGGATGAGTACATCCGGCAGGATGTGGACAAAGCAAACAAGCTTATCAAGGATATCGCCGAGCTGAACCGTTCCATTCAGGTGCACGATATTCCCGGATCAAACAACGCCAACACGCTGCTTGACCAGCGCAACCAGATGGTACGCGAACTGGCGGCCATCATGGATGTGGATGTCATCGACAGAGGCAGCGGTGACTTTGTGGTCAACACCAAGGCCGGGCATACGCTGGTGGACGGAGAGGAATCGTTTGAACTGAAATTTGAAGGCCCCAAAACCAGCGCCGTGGTCAAGGGCGTGCCGCCTTTTGACGGCGAGATTGTCTTTGAAGGTTCTTCGGCCCGTGAATACACGCTGGAGATTGTTTCCGGCGGTGCCGTGGGCGGCGGCGCCACGTTCAAGGTTTCGTACGACGGTGGCCGCACATGGCTGACGGACGAGACCACGGGGCTGCCCAAAGAGTTTCAGGCCAATGCGCAAACCGGCAAAGTGCATGTGGACGGTCTTGATATATACTTCAATGCCGGTGCCAATGACCTTGCCGCAGGGGACGAATTTACCATCGTGCCCAAAAGCGGCCTGTACTGGGTGCGGCCCACCACTGAACCGCTGAACATAACCCCCATGGCGTTTGCCGAGGGCGGCGACAATCCGCGGCGCCTTGTGGGCGGTACTCTGGCCGGCTATTTCAGCTTCCGTGATGCCAATCTGGGAAAATATCAGGAAAAGCTGGATGCTTTTTCCCGCGAGCTGGCGTGGCAGGTCAACTATCTGCACAGTCAGGGTGCCGGTCTGGGCCATCTTGACTACACACGCGGCGGCGACAGTGTGAACGACCCCGCGCTGGCGCTGGGCGATGCGTCTTCCGGTCTGTCCTATTTCGACAAGCTGAAGTCCGGCAACCTCACGATGTACTTTTTTGACTCTGCAACGGGCGAACTGGCCTCCGGGGCCTCTTTCGGCCCGCTTGATTTCGGCGGCGGAGCCAACTTCGATCCTTCTGTGCATACGCTTGACGATGTGGTGAATGCCATAAACACATCGTGGGGCGGGTATGTCACCGCGTCCATAGCAGACAACCAGCTGGTGCTGGATGCCGCCGACGGCTACCAGTTCGGCTTTGCCGACGACAGCACGGGATTGCTGGCTGCACTGGGCATCAATACATATTTTCAGGGTGATTCGGCGGTGACGCTGGGCATGCGTCCCGAAGTGCTGGCCGATGTGAGCCGCATCAACGCCGGGCGCATCAACGGCGGCGGAGAAGCCAATGTGGGCGACAACGACACCGCCACGGCCATCAGCGGACTGGCAACCAAAAAGCTCGATATCCCCACAAGCTACGAACAGGGACGCAATCAGTCACTTTCGGAATATTTCAACACCATTTCCGCCAACGTTGGTTCGGATACGGCGCAGGCCAAGTTCGGGTCGGATTTTTACGGCACGCTGGCCGACGACCTGAGTGCGCGACAGGATTCCGTTGCCGGGGTGAATCTGGACGAGGAGATGAGCAGCCTTGTCAAATTTCAGCATTCATACAAGGCGGCCGCCAAGCTGGTGACCACGGCCGACGAAATGCTGCAGGTGCTTCTGGGACTCAAGCAGTAGCGGCACATGCGGGAAGCTGCCACGGCAGCCCTGCGGAGGAATGAATCATGCGGGTATCACAGCGCAGTCTTTTTGATAACTTCATCAGCAACATGAACATGTCGCTGTCTAACCTGATGGACTCCAACATTCAGGCTTCCAGCCAGAAGCGCATCAACAAGCCTTCGGATGATCCTGTGGGCGCGGCGCGGGTGATGGGGTACCGCGATTCTCTGGCCGCCATCAAGCAGTACCGCAGCAATGTGGACACCGCCACCAGCTGGCTGGCAACCGCGGACCAGACCCTGACACAGGTGAACACCGTGCTTACGCGCATCAAGGGGCTGGCGGAACAGGCAGCCACGGGCACGCTGGACGCCAACAACCGCGAGCAGATAAGCTTTGAACTGCG
Above is a window of Oleidesulfovibrio alaskensis DSM 16109 DNA encoding:
- the flgK gene encoding flagellar hook-associated protein FlgK — translated: MTLNSLLSVGKDALFASQSAIQTTGNNIANVNTPGYSRQAVRFEAKTPIDWKPGQMGTGVKAAEVFRYFNTFIEQEYHDHFATEQRWKAQHQMLQSVESLFNESNSKGINAALSQFFTDWQQLAQRPDDKATREALLAHTQSLTSLINSTADSMNQLEHQMDEYIRQDVDKANKLIKDIAELNRSIQVHDIPGSNNANTLLDQRNQMVRELAAIMDVDVIDRGSGDFVVNTKAGHTLVDGEESFELKFEGPKTSAVVKGVPPFDGEIVFEGSSAREYTLEIVSGGAVGGGATFKVSYDGGRTWLTDETTGLPKEFQANAQTGKVHVDGLDIYFNAGANDLAAGDEFTIVPKSGLYWVRPTTEPLNITPMAFAEGGDNPRRLVGGTLAGYFSFRDANLGKYQEKLDAFSRELAWQVNYLHSQGAGLGHLDYTRGGDSVNDPALALGDASSGLSYFDKLKSGNLTMYFFDSATGELASGASFGPLDFGGGANFDPSVHTLDDVVNAINTSWGGYVTASIADNQLVLDAADGYQFGFADDSTGLLAALGINTYFQGDSAVTLGMRPEVLADVSRINAGRINGGGEANVGDNDTATAISGLATKKLDIPTSYEQGRNQSLSEYFNTISANVGSDTAQAKFGSDFYGTLADDLSARQDSVAGVNLDEEMSSLVKFQHSYKAAAKLVTTADEMLQVLLGLKQ